In Cyanobium sp. AMD-g, the DNA window CGGTGCCGGCAAAGGTAGCGACCGTGACATTTCTCCCTTGCCGTTGCCGGGACCTCCGCGTTCGATCTCCGTTCCATGGCCCATCACCAGATCCTGATCGTCGGCGGAGGGGCTGCGGGCCTCACCGTGGCCAGCCAGCTGAAGCGGGCGCGGCCGGGCCTGGAGATCGCCATCCTCGAGCCCTCCCCCGACCACTACTACCAACCGGGCTGGACCCTGGTGGGCGGTGGCGTCTTCACCCTGGAGCAGACCCGCCGCGCCGAGGCCGACCTGATTCCCGAGGGGGTGCGCTGGATCCGCGCCGCCGCCGCCGGTTTCGATCCGGTGGCCGGCACCGTGGCCTGCTCCGATGGCGAAACGCTTCACTACGACGCCCTGGTGGTGGCCACCGGCATCCAGCTCTGCTGGGACCGGATCAAGGGTCTGCCGGAGGCCCTCGGCACTGGCGGCATCACCAGCAACTATTCCAAGGATCTGGTCGATTACACCTGGACGACGATCCAGGCGTTCAGCGGCGGCAACGCGATCTTCACCTTCCCCGACACGCCGATCAAGTGCGCCGGGGCGCCCCAGAAGATCATGTATCTGGCCGACGACGTCTTCAAGCGTTCGCCGGCGGTGGACGCGGCGACCAAGGTGATCTACGCCACCGCCACACCGGGGATCTTTGCCATTCCCACCTTCGCCGAACCCCTGCGCCAGGTGGTGGCCCGCCGCGGCATCGAGCCCCACTACCAGCACACCCTCAAGGAGGTGCGCGCCGCCAGCAAGGAGGCGGTGTTCGCCGTCAAGGATGGTGACACGGTGCGCGAAGAGGTGCTCCCCTTCGGGATGCTGCACGTCACCCCGCCGATGGCGGCTCCGGAGGTGGTGGCCACCAGCCCCCTGGCGGTGGCTGGCCCGGGCGGCTGGGTGGATGTGGACAAGTTCACCACCCAGCACGTGCGCCATCCCAACGTCTTCTCCCTCGGCGACGTCTCCTCGCTGCCCAACTCCAAGACCGCCGCGGCGGTTCGGGGCCAGGCACCGGTGCTGGTGGCCAACCTGCTGGCCCACCTCGATGGCCAGCCCCTGGCCGCCCGCTACGACGGTTACGCCTGCTGTCCGCTGATCACCGGCTACGGGCGCGTGATCATGGCCGAGTTCAACTACGACGGCCAACCCGTTCCCTCCTTCCCCCTCGACCCGACCCAGGAGCGCTGGAGCATGTGGGTGGTGAAGAAGGATGTGCTGCCCTGGATCTACTGGAACCGCATGCTCAAGGGAGCCCCGCACGAGCGGCGCTTCATGCCGGGGGTGGCCCACTGAGATCGCTGCCGGACGGCTTCAGGTGGCCCAGGCGCGCCTCCAGGCCGTGCAGCATCTCCAGGGCGAACATCGGCAGTTCCTGAAGGGCGAACAGGAACTGCTCCCGGTTCATTTCCAGCAACTGGCAGTCGCGCAGGGCCGTGGCGGTGCCGACGCGGCGATGCTGGTTGTCCACCAGCGCTCCCACCCCGAAGCTGCTGCCGGGCCCGAGGATTTCGCCGTGGTGCTCCTGGCCCCAGTCGATCCCCACCTCTCCATCGACGATGCCGAAGACGGACACGCCTTCGTCACCCGCCCTGAAGATCACTTCCCCCGCCGTGAAGGTGCGCAGGTTCTGCTCCTGGGCCAGAAGCCGCATGGTGGTCAGGGCGGCTGCTGGGGTGGGGGAGGTCATGGGGGACTTCAGGATGCCACCACCATGCTGACCGACGGTTAAGGATCAGTTGAGAAAGGGTCTGCCCGCCATGGCCACCGGGGAGGGGGTCACATCCCAGATCCTTTGCGCGTATTCCCTGATGGCCCGATCGGAGGAGAAGAAGCCGCTGCGGGCGGTGTTCAGCAGGGCCATCTGATTCCAGCGGTCGCGGTCGGCCCAGGTGGCGCTGACGCTGGCCTGGGCCTGCAGGTAGGACGCGAAATCGGCCAGCACGAAGAAGGGGTCGCTCCCCTGCAGCTGGTCCGTCAGGGGCCGGAACCGGTCCGTGTCCCCCTGGCTGAAGTGTCCCCGGCCAATCAGGTCGAACACCTCCGCCAGCAGGGGATCGGCGGCGATCCATTCCC includes these proteins:
- a CDS encoding FAD/NAD(P)-binding oxidoreductase; its protein translation is MAHHQILIVGGGAAGLTVASQLKRARPGLEIAILEPSPDHYYQPGWTLVGGGVFTLEQTRRAEADLIPEGVRWIRAAAAGFDPVAGTVACSDGETLHYDALVVATGIQLCWDRIKGLPEALGTGGITSNYSKDLVDYTWTTIQAFSGGNAIFTFPDTPIKCAGAPQKIMYLADDVFKRSPAVDAATKVIYATATPGIFAIPTFAEPLRQVVARRGIEPHYQHTLKEVRAASKEAVFAVKDGDTVREEVLPFGMLHVTPPMAAPEVVATSPLAVAGPGGWVDVDKFTTQHVRHPNVFSLGDVSSLPNSKTAAAVRGQAPVLVANLLAHLDGQPLAARYDGYACCPLITGYGRVIMAEFNYDGQPVPSFPLDPTQERWSMWVVKKDVLPWIYWNRMLKGAPHERRFMPGVAH
- a CDS encoding cyclic nucleotide-binding domain-containing protein is translated as MTSPTPAAALTTMRLLAQEQNLRTFTAGEVIFRAGDEGVSVFGIVDGEVGIDWGQEHHGEILGPGSSFGVGALVDNQHRRVGTATALRDCQLLEMNREQFLFALQELPMFALEMLHGLEARLGHLKPSGSDLSGPPPA
- a CDS encoding glycogen/starch/alpha-glucan phosphorylase, with translation EASGTGNMKFMMNGALTIGTLDGANVEIREQVGDDNFFLFGRSTEGIAQLHGHYRPWEWIAADPLLAEVFDLIGRGHFSQGDTDRFRPLTDQLQGSDPFFVLADFASYLQAQASVSATWADRDRWNQMALLNTARSGFFSSDRAIREYAQRIWDVTPSPVAMAGRPFLN